The proteins below come from a single Drosophila kikkawai strain 14028-0561.14 chromosome 3R, DkikHiC1v2, whole genome shotgun sequence genomic window:
- the LOC108083969 gene encoding uncharacterized protein: protein MSQNRSQPEKVNQISVLHKMIGVQKKRPAPGDYIVPNNSSLNLIRKTGPYDPTPNAMEKSPKGGSDAKCRYCENMAKNFLYLESLIRNNGDKGDKKCSLCNSSLKYLEYVNRNIRQVFGNFDAVVQADRALAAKPATLPKYSVTAPPEKVDIRAKGGAIISAQKSLKSLKTKAASLRVKSKTLDKLKGFKGQKSLKSLRSLRSSKSAKSTGSTRSNKLTKSTLKSSNTTKTSKLTKPLKAQKSPLKLAKSASKSLRKNLSKSKSVGPKRKVGHGKMVLKSKFRNKAASKVGLNKMVRSVSQYRGLAASRSKLSKGYSHNKLVKQRSAAPPTSINWRLLKQNLPKRKPTLVK, encoded by the exons ATGTCTCAG AATCGTTCACAGCCTGAAAAGGTAAACCAAATTTCGGTATTACATAAAATGATAGGCGTCCAAAAAAAGAGACCAGCCCCCGGAGATTACATCGTGCCCAACAACTCGTCGCTGAATCTCATACGGAAGACCGGGCCCTACGATCCCACGCCCAACGCCATGGAAAAATCTCCCAAAGGCGGCTCCGATGCCAAGTGTCGTTACTGTGAGAACATGGCCAAGAACTTCCTATACCTGGAGAGCCTCATCCGCAACAACGGCGACAAGGGTGATAAGAAGTGCTCCCTGTGCAACTCGTCGCTCAAGTATCTGGAGTATGTGAACCGCAACATTCGCCAGGTGTTCGGCAACTTTGATGCCGTCGTCCAGGCCGATCGCGCCCTGGCAGCCAAGCCGGCCACGCTGCCCAAGTATTCAGTAACCGCGCCTCCAGAGAAGGTTGATATACGTGCCAAGGGTGGTGCCATCATATCCGCCCAAAAGTCTCTAAAGAGCCTCAAGACCAAGGCCGCTTCGCTCAGGGTCAAGTCTAAGACCCTGGACAAGCTTAAGGGATTCAAGGGCCAAAAGTCGCTCAAATCTCTCAGGTCGCTCAGGTCATCCAAGTCAGCGAAGTCAACCGGGTCAACCAGGTCAAACAAGTTAACCAAGTCAACCCTCAAGTCAAGCAATACGACGAAGACCTCGAAGTTGACCAAGCCCCTGAAGGCCCAAAAGTCTCCGCTGAAGCTGGCCAAGTCTGCGTCCAAGAGTCTGCGCAAGAACCTATCCAAGTCGAAGTCCGTGGGCCCTAAGAGAAAGGTCGGTCATGGCAAAATGGTCCTCAAGAGCAAGTTCCGTAACAAGGCCGCTTCGAAGGTGGGGCTCAACAAGATGGTGCGCAGCGTCAGCCAGTACCGCGGCCTGGCCGCCAGCCGCTCCAAGCTCTCCAAGGGATACAGCCACAATAAGCTGGTCAAGCAACGCTCCGCTGCTCCTCCCACCAGCATCAACTGGCGGCTTCTCAAGCAGAACCTGCCCAAGCGGAAGCCTACTCTCGTCAAGTAG